Within Micromonospora narathiwatensis, the genomic segment GGAAGTGCAATGGATGATGTCTTTGCGGGGCCGGCGCATCCCCTAAGCCAGTTCAGGGTCTCGTTCGGACGCGCTAGCCTGGTAATTCCCGGCCTACAACTAGCGGCGACATGTGCATCGCCGGAGCAAGCCGCCCGCGTAGAGAGGATCGCCGCTGGCCTGCTAGGGCAGGATGATGAGGGAATCGTCCATGGGAGTGCGCTAGCAATGTCGTGGCTCCCGCCCCATCACGCTGAATCGAACCTCGAAGCGCTTGCTAATCATCCAAGCCGGAGCGTCCGAGCACTCGCTTGCGTACGCTGGCCCAGAGAGGCTGACCCAGACCCGGAGTTGGGGCTCCGGCTTGCACGTGACGCGGAGGCGATTGTCCGGCGCACGCTTGCCGAAGCGGTCGCAGGAATGCCTGAGGACGCGGAGGTCCTTGCCCTCGTTCGCGGCGTTCTTAGCACAGATCGGCGGTGGTCCGTGAGGCGGCTGGTTCTTCCGACAACAAATACGGACACGACAACAAATACGGACCCGACAACAAATACGGACCCGACAACAAATAGGGACACTTTGTCAGGCTCCAGTTGATGCGTTACGGATCAGTGTCACTTAATCCGTAACACGTCCGGCTAGACCAAGTTTCTCGATCGTGAGGGTAGCCGGGGCGGTCATGTCGACGGTGCCCACGGTTTGGTCCAGGTGAGGAGTTGGTGGGTTCCGGTACTGATCGTTGGGTTGGGGTCTTGGGTCAGCTCTGAGCAGCGGGTGATGAAGCGATCGGTTGGGCCGTCGGGCAGTAGGTGTTGTCCGAGGGCTGCGTAGAGGTGGTCGAGTTGTTCGTCAGTGGCGGCGGCGACGGCTTGGGCGATCAACCGGACTCCGTGGGTGTCGTCGCGTTGCAGCAGGGCGTGGCTGGTCGCGTTGGTGACGGCTGTGTCGTGTTCGTCGAGGAGCAGGCGCAGCAGCTCAACCCAGTCGTCTCCGTTGCCGATGTCACCCTTGCGGTACTCCGCGATGCGGCAACCCTTCCTGCCCTGCAACGGTTCGTACGACAGGATGTCTTCGAATGCGGGCTCCAGCTTTGCGCGGGCGGCGGCAAAACGCGCGTCGTTGACGGCCGGGTCAGGGTGCTGGAAGAAGATTTCGCTCGACGGCCCCGACCGGCCGAACGTGCACGTGTACGACATGCCGGTTATGCCGGCGGGCAGGGACTGCCAGTTCTGCGGCGAGCCCTTGGTCGACGTCGTCCACCCGAGCTTGCGGTCATGGACCGTCTCCAGGAACCTCGTCCAGAACTCCTGGTAGGCCATCGCTCGGTCGCTCGCTGCGGTGTCGCACTTGGCGATCGCCTTGACCTTCTTGCCCCAGTCGTTCGGCTGCACGACCAGGCGCATGAGGGGCGCCGGCACCGACTCGCCGATGCGTACCGCGCTGATCTCGATTCCGAAGAACCGCGTGTTCTCGTCCGTACGGGTGTTGAGCCAGTCCAACGCGGCCCGATGTTCCTCCCGGAACTCGGTCGCGATCCACACCACGTTGACGGGATCCGTCCTACCGGCGTAGGTCAGCAACTGACCCAGGTGGCCGTGGTCCGTCCTCGTCAGCTGGTTTTCGATGATCACCGTCTCGTTCGTCGCCTCGTCGACGCCGATCAGGTCCAGCGAGAATCCGCCCACCGGATGTTCCGCTGACGACAGCACCAAGTCCATGCCGAGCAGCTCACCGAGCACGTCCGCGTTCGCCAGCAACCACGGCGTGAAGGTATGCGCCTCGTGCTTTCAGACTTGCCGCACGTCGAGTAGTTCGAGCTTGCCGAGCGTGGGCAGTCCCTCGCCGGCATCCACAGAGGTCATATCGCCGACCGTATCGGCTTGAGGCCGGTCCTGACGTCCCATGGCCCCCTCTTGGTGCTGGCATTGCAGGGTCGACGTCACGAGGCCGTTGAAGCCTCTCGGTCGGGCATCCAGGCGAGGATGTCCAGCAGGCGTACGTCCGACAGGCGATCCGCCGCCTCGGCGACCAGTGGGTCGTCGTGGTCGCGTGCGGCGCCCCGCAACAACGCGAGGCCCTCGGCGGCCCGCAGCAGATCCGTGCGGTATGCCGCCCAGTAGGCCCGCCGCGGTGGTGCGTGCCGGCTGCCTGCCTGCTGCAGTTCACGCGCCGCGACCTCGGCGGCCCGCCGGTACCGCCGCAGCAACGCGCTGTCGAGGATGAGGAACAGGCCAGGCCGCACCAGGTGTAAGGCCTTGCTCACCTTCGCGTGCCCGAGCCCTCGCGGACGATCCTGGAAAAAGTGCTGGTACAACCGGAGCGCACAGTCGTAGTGGCCGTCGTCGAGCATCGGGTCGGCGTCGCGGAGGTGGGCGTCGAGCGGGACGTCGTCCCAGGGCGCGGTCTCGCTCAACCGGAGCAGGTGGCGCTCCTGCTCCCGACTAATTCTGCTGCCCATGTGCGGTGCGCGAGTTACCTTGATGAGCTTCGGCGTCAGCACGGGGTGCGTGCCGGCCAGCCAGTCGTAGGCGCGGACCGTGCGGGCATGCCGCTTGCAGTAGTCGACGAAGACGCCAAGCGGGTCGTTCACCGGTCGACCGGCGACCTCGATCGGGCCACTGTGGCACCTGCTTCCTGATCGCTCGGCGGAGTCTCCGCCAGTTCCCAGCCTGCTTCCGTCCAACAAACCGTGCCAACCTCCCGGGCGGCCACCGAGAGGAGCGCTCGGGTGACGACAGCCACCCGAGCGGGTCGTTCCGCGTCGGGTGTTGGTCCCGTTCTGGCCCCGGCTTTCGCCGATGGCAGCGTGCCCGTCAGCGCATTTACTAGCATCACCATTCCTTCATCGCCCACTTGGGGGCGCTCGGGTCGTCGGCCTCAAGGCCGGGACGAGGAGTCGACGAAGCATATGGTGGCCAACGGCAAAAACCAGTTCGAACGGCTGAGCGAGAGCGGGTACTACTCCGCCGTGGTCGAGGCGAACCGGGCGTACCTGGACGTCGCGGTGCCCAACCCGGCCGGCACGGAGCGGGAGTACTGGACCCTTTCCTGCCTGCCGAACACCAAGAGCAGCCCGCGCCGGCTGTCCGCGGTGTGCATGCGAACAATGGAGACGTTCGTTCTGCACCAACCGCTCGATCCGGAGAACCAGGACATAGCCGAGGGGTTCATCGTCGTCCGGCGGTCCGTGCTCCGCCGGCACTGGCCGACCGGCCGAGCCCTGGCCCGGGAGTTTCCGGGCCTCACCGAGGAGCGGTCGGACTACCGGGACGCGGGACCGGACCAGGCTCGGGTGTGCGGTCCGTACGACCAGTTGGTTGCGGCGCTCGCCGACGAGCGCTTCGCTGCCGCAGTCCGGCACCTGACCTCCGCCCTGCTCACCGCGCGGACCGTGCAGGGCGCCGGGCACAGCCACCGGCTTGTCGACGAGGTGCTGGGCCGCGCGCGCCCGGCCGCCGAGTGGATCTATCCGGTGAACGACCGGACCGAGGTGTGGGGCTACGACCAGGACGTGCTGGAGATGTTTGGGAGTCTGCCGGCCGACGGCGCATACGACGACTGGCACCTCTCCTCCTGCTTCCATCAGATCCGGGCCGGGGACCGCATCTGGGTCTACGCCAGCACCCCGCACCGGCGGATCGTGGCCGCTGGGACCGCCTGGGCTGACCCGTACCTCCGCGCCGACGGCGACGGTTCGGAGTGGCGGCTGGAGATCCGCTGGGAGGTGCCGCTGACCCGTTTCCTGCTCAGACGCGGCGTGGCGGGGACAGACGTGTTGGAGAAGGTCGTGCAGGGCGTTCGCGCCGTGCAGCCGGTAGAGTCGGACCGCCTGGCCAAGATCCTGGACGAGGCCCGGGCGCCCGAACCCGAGGGACTGCCGGAGGGCCGCCGTCGGCGGCTGGCGCAGGTGACGGCCCGACAGGGACAGGCCGACTTCCGTCGCCGGCTCATCGAGGCGTACCAGGGCCGCTGTGCGATCAGCGGTTGCGGCGTGGAGGCGGCGCTGCAGGCCGCGCACATCGAGCCGTACGATGGGCCGGCCACCAACCGGGTTTCCAACGGCCTTCTACTCCGAGCGGACCTACACAACCTCTTCGACCAAGGGCTGCTCTGGATCGACGACTCGTACCGGGTCCGGGTTGCGGAAGGGCTCGACCACTACGGCGAGTTCGCCGGGGTCGAACTGCCGGCGACGGCGGATCCCGCGCACCGGCCGAACCGGCGGGCGTTGGCGGCGCACCGCCGCGACCACGGCGTTGAGTGACGATTTCCGCAGCCGACCGACACCCGGACGGTGCGGTCGACCGCGGGGCGGTACTTACGAGGGGCACGCACAAGGAACCTCCTGATCAGGGCCTGTCAGGCCATGATCGAAAGTTTCCGTGCTACCGGAGGAACCTCACTTGGTCTGAAGACCGCCTACGAGGTGGTGCCACAGCCAGGCGTCGGTCGGGCGGCCCGTTATTGCCACCTGATGAGGTAGATGCCTTGCCCGTGGGTGGTGAAGTGCCCGTCCGCGGGGTGCATTGTCGCGGAGTGGTAGGTGCCGGGATGGCTGGGGTCGGGTCGGCGAAGCGCCATGTCGAGGACGTACCGGGCGGTGCGCCGGAACGCGACCGCGTTGCCGGCCATGAACAGGGTGTGAGCGTGCAGGCGTTGGTGGATCCTGTCCCTGTGGGAGGAACGTCGACGGGCTTGGCGGTTGAGTTCGTGGACCTCGTCCCAGGTGGGGACGTCGTTCGGGTTCCAGGAGATGGTGTGGGTAGCCCCGGCTCCCAGGCGGTGGCGTAGCTGCTTCCATCGGTTCGGGGCGAACTGCAGGTCGCGGTGACTGAGTACGAGGTCGAGCTCACCGATGGTCACGGTGGCGAGGGAGGGCTCCGGTGGCGTGTTGCCCCGTAGCGGTAGGTGGATCAGCGTGTGGCGTGACCGGGCTGCCAGCATCCACAGGCCGGTGATGGTGAACGCGGCGTCGGCGTTGAGTTCCAGGACGAACCAGGGGTTGTTGTCGACCAGCACCGCGCCGGTCACCGGTTTGCCGGGGCGGACGACGCGGTACTGATCGGTCCCGAGTCGCCCCTGATGTACGCGGATCTTGAGGTTCATCCGCTGGCGAGCTGCGCGCGGGTGCGCATCAGCGCGAACCCGAGGAGGTTGCTGCCGCGCCATTGGGCGGGATTGTGGGCGCGTGGGTCCGTCGCGGAAAGACCGATGCCCCAGGCCCGATCCATCGGGCTGGCTTCCACCAGTACCCGATTGCCCGTGCGGGACAGGTACTGCCCGAGGTCGGGGTGCTGGCTGAACTTGGCCACGTTGCCGGCGACGACCAGGTCGAAGGACTGCGCATCCCAGGTGGCCTGGTCGAAGTCGCGGACCTGCCGGCCCAGGGTCTTGACCGCGCCCGGGTGCGGCGCCGTGAGCATCTGCGCGGTGATCCCTTCGTCGCCGAACAGGCGTGCCTTGCCGATCATCATGTAGTGCTCGGCGGTGGCGTACCGGATCCCGTCCACGACGAATGGGGCCGGCCACCATTGGCTCAGGCAACCCGGTCCGATGCTGCCGTCCGGTTGGGGCTGGTGCCCCCAGAAGAACAGGTACTTGATCGGCCCGCCCGCAGCGGCGAGCGCCCGCAGCTCGGGCAGGCTGCGCGGTGGGGCGGCGGTGTCGGGCATGTTCGGCAGGGTGCCAGAATCGTATGGTTACGCGCCATCGGGTTTGCCTGCCGTGCGTGTTTCGCAAACCAGCGAATCCGCTCCCGCAATAGGCGGATCTCTCCGGTGGCCAACTGCTCGTGATGCTGTAACCACCTATCCGGCTGCCCCGATCGTGGCCTTGGGCTGCCTGCCGTCGGGGATCCTGGGTTGACGGTCGCGTAGCCGACGGAGAGGCGCTGGCTGATGATGTCCAGCGCCTCTCCCAAGCCCCGGACCGCCGTGATATCTCACAACCGTCTCACGGACGGCCCGGGACGGCCCGGCAAGGCTCGATGCGGGTCGGACCGTCGCTTGGCCGTTGACCTGCATGTTTGGCATGATTCGGTACGGCCCGGCAGGTGCCGGTAGGCCCGCTAGTTCTCTGGGGGTCAAGGGGTCGTCGGTTCAAATCCGGCCGTCCCGACAGCGAGAGGGTTTCCGCAGGTCAGAGACTTGCGGAAACCCTCTTTTCATTGCTTGGCATGGATGCCTGGTCTAGCACGCCGCTGTTGGACTCCTTGACTCGGGCAGGTTGTCATGCCACTACTGGATCTTCAGAAACTCACTGTCGGACTGTCCCGGACCTGGGCTGGGTTCCTGCGGGACTGGGACCGGTCGCTGCGGGCCGGGAACTACCCGGAGACCACCCGCTACAACTACCTCCTCGCTGCCGCGCAGTTGGGTCGGTATCTGGGGGAGTCGTCCCCGGATCCGGACGCCGATGATGCGGCTGACGACCCGTGTGCGGTGACCCGGGCGCACGTGGAGGCGTTCCAGGCCTGGATGATCGACAGCCGGTCCGCGTCGACCGCGTTGAACAAGCACAAGGGGCTGCAGCAGTTCTTCAAGTGGCTGCTCGTCGACGAGCAGGCCATCGACCGCTCGCCGATGGAGCGGGTGCGGCAGCCGAAGACACCCCGGAAGCTGGTCCCGGTAATGCGCGACGAGGACACCGGCAAGCTCCTCGACGCGTGCAAGGGCAAGGGCTTCGCCAATCTGCGCGACGAGGCGCTGATTCGGCTGTACTGCAACACCGGCGCCCGGCTGTCCGAGGTGGGCAACCTCCTCGTGGCCGATGTTGACCTGAACACCGAGTCGGTGCGTTTCCACGGCAAGGGTGCCAAGGATCGGCGGGTACGTTTCGGGCCGAAGACCGCCCGGGCCCTGAGCCGCTACTTGCGGGCCCGGGACAAGCGCAAGGGTGCCGCCCTGCCGAA encodes:
- a CDS encoding DUF4268 domain-containing protein, producing MLANADVLGELLGMDLVLSSAEHPVGGFSLDLIGVDEATNETVIIENQLTRTDHGHLGQLLTYAGRTDPVNVVWIATEFREEHRAALDWLNTRTDENTRFFGIEISAVRIGESVPAPLMRLVVQPNDWGKKVKAIAKCDTAASDRAMAYQEFWTRFLETVHDRKLGWTTSTKGSPQNWQSLPAGITGMSYTCTFGRSGPSSEIFFQHPDPAVNDARFAAARAKLEPAFEDILSYEPLQGRKGCRIAEYRKGDIGNGDDWVELLRLLLDEHDTAVTNATSHALLQRDDTHGVRLIAQAVAAATDEQLDHLYAALGQHLLPDGPTDRFITRCSELTQDPNPTISTGTHQLLTWTKPWAPST
- a CDS encoding DUF6308 family protein, yielding MNDPLGVFVDYCKRHARTVRAYDWLAGTHPVLTPKLIKVTRAPHMGSRISREQERHLLRLSETAPWDDVPLDAHLRDADPMLDDGHYDCALRLYQHFFQDRPRGLGHAKVSKALHLVRPGLFLILDSALLRRYRRAAEVAARELQQAGSRHAPPRRAYWAAYRTDLLRAAEGLALLRGAARDHDDPLVAEAADRLSDVRLLDILAWMPDREASTAS
- a CDS encoding HNH endonuclease, translated to MVANGKNQFERLSESGYYSAVVEANRAYLDVAVPNPAGTEREYWTLSCLPNTKSSPRRLSAVCMRTMETFVLHQPLDPENQDIAEGFIVVRRSVLRRHWPTGRALAREFPGLTEERSDYRDAGPDQARVCGPYDQLVAALADERFAAAVRHLTSALLTARTVQGAGHSHRLVDEVLGRARPAAEWIYPVNDRTEVWGYDQDVLEMFGSLPADGAYDDWHLSSCFHQIRAGDRIWVYASTPHRRIVAAGTAWADPYLRADGDGSEWRLEIRWEVPLTRFLLRRGVAGTDVLEKVVQGVRAVQPVESDRLAKILDEARAPEPEGLPEGRRRRLAQVTARQGQADFRRRLIEAYQGRCAISGCGVEAALQAAHIEPYDGPATNRVSNGLLLRADLHNLFDQGLLWIDDSYRVRVAEGLDHYGEFAGVELPATADPAHRPNRRALAAHRRDHGVE
- a CDS encoding NADAR family protein encodes the protein MPDTAAPPRSLPELRALAAAGGPIKYLFFWGHQPQPDGSIGPGCLSQWWPAPFVVDGIRYATAEHYMMIGKARLFGDEGITAQMLTAPHPGAVKTLGRQVRDFDQATWDAQSFDLVVAGNVAKFSQHPDLGQYLSRTGNRVLVEASPMDRAWGIGLSATDPRAHNPAQWRGSNLLGFALMRTRAQLASG
- a CDS encoding tyrosine-type recombinase/integrase, which encodes MPLLDLQKLTVGLSRTWAGFLRDWDRSLRAGNYPETTRYNYLLAAAQLGRYLGESSPDPDADDAADDPCAVTRAHVEAFQAWMIDSRSASTALNKHKGLQQFFKWLLVDEQAIDRSPMERVRQPKTPRKLVPVMRDEDTGKLLDACKGKGFANLRDEALIRLYCNTGARLSEVGNLLVADVDLNTESVRFHGKGAKDRRVRFGPKTARALSRYLRARDKRKGAALPNLWLAERGSAPLTPNGIKILLKRLGRAAGVPDVHAHRWRHSFAHEWKRAGGDTGDLMLLLGWTSEDMPRHYGASAAAERAQETQARLGIGERV